The following proteins are encoded in a genomic region of Nicotiana sylvestris chromosome 4, ASM39365v2, whole genome shotgun sequence:
- the LOC104212349 gene encoding pentatricopeptide repeat-containing protein At3g22150, chloroplastic — protein sequence MRLTMSSSALPLPLPFSSSTFSQSPASLTLTHHPNFSSLLHSNTLTDEQQCTVKNESKPRTIRYRLGELCRQGLPHLARQLFDTIPQPSTVLWNTIIIGFICNNLSHEAISFYSRLKHVGSSTCDQYTYSSVLKACAETKRILVGKAVHCHILRSGIHPSRIVCNSLLNMYSTCLEFENGSRCDLVERVFRTMRKRNAVAWNTIFSWYVKRKRFSEAVRCFVMMMRIGIKPTVVSFVNIFPAVSEIGDVRVADVLYGSLVKLGNEYVNDLFVVSAAIVMYADLGCIDLASRIFENSCERNTEIWNSMISGYIQNNFPFKALDLFLGAVEAEDGVPIDDVTFVSALTATSQLQHLEFAQQLHACLIKKSMDSQVILLNAMVATYSRCNRVGDSFKVFSGMEERDIVSWNTMVSALVQNGLDDEALMLVHEMQKLGVVIDAITITILLSAASNLRDRKIGKQTHAYLLRHNIQFEGMESYLIDMYAKSSMIREAQAIFQSNCTNDKDQATWNSMIAGNTQNGLIEQSFVVFKEMLEQNVKPNAVTLASLLPACSQSGSIAIGKQLHCFAIRNLFENNVYVVSALVDMYSKSGSIHYAESIFLKSPEKNSVTYTNMILGYGQHGMGKKALALFYSLRENGLKPDAVTFVAILSACSYTGLVDEGLQIFELMDEEYGIQPSAEHYACVVDMLGRVGRLDEAHNFAKQLGEEGNVLGIWGSLLAACRVHRNFELGKIVSSKLIELEGSDRISGYHVLLSNIYAEEGNWQSVDNVRRGMRKMGLSKEVGCSWIGTSGYPSCFVSRDRKHPQSDMIYDMLGHLTINMKDVGYKPNLEPIEEWMYGLQE from the coding sequence ATGCGTTTGACAATGTCCTCCTCagctcttcctcttcctcttcctttcTCTTCCTCAACTTTCTCCCAATCTCCAGCTTCTTTAACCTTGACCCATCACCCAAATTTCTCTTCTCTACTCCACAGCAACACTCTCACCGACGAACAACAATGCACTGTGAAAAACGAGTCCAAACCCAGAACAATTCGTTACCGTTTAGGCGAACTGTGCAGACAAGGCCTACCCCATCTCGCACGCCAACTGTTCGACACAATTCCTCAACCGAGTACTGTCCTGTGGAACACAATTATCATTGGTTTTATCTGTAACAACTTGTCCCATGAAGCCATTTCATTCTATTCCCGATTGAAACATGTGGGTTCATCGACATGTGATCAGTATACTTATTCTTCTGTTCTCAAAGCTTGCGCTGAGACGAAACGGATTCTTGTAGGTAAAGCCGTGCACTGCCACATTCTTCGCTCGGGTATTCACCCTAGTAGGATTGTGTGTAATTCTTTGTTGAATATGTACTCCACTTGTCTCGAATTCGAAAATGGTTCTCGTTGTGATTTAGTTGAAAGAGTGTTTAGAACTATGCGTAAAAGAAATGCTGTTGCTTGGAATACCATATTTTCGTGGTATGTTAAAAGGAAGAGGTTTTCGGAAGCAGTTAGGTGTTTTGTCATGATGATGAGAATAGGCATTAAGCCGACTGTTGTGAGTTTTGTTAATATCTTTCCTGCTGTCTCTGAAATAGGGGATGTTAGAGTCGCTGATGTTCTTTATGGTTCGCTTGTGAAATTGGGTAATGAATATGTAAATGACTTGTTTGTTGTTAGTGCTGCGATTGTTATGTATGCTGATCTTGGTTGCATTGATTTGGCGAGCAGAATATTTGAGAATAGTTGTGAAAGAAATACAGAGATTTGGAACTCTATGATTAGTGGGTACATTCAGAACAATTTTCCTTTTAAAGCACTTGATCTCTTTCTTGGAGCTGTAGAAGCAGAGGACGGTGTTCCTATTGATGATGTGACATTTGTATCCGCTCTTACGGCAACTTCACAGTTGCAGCATTTGGAGTTTGCTCAACAGCTACATGCATGTCTGATAAAGAAAAGCATGGATTCACAGGTTATTTTGCTAAATGCTATGGTTGCCACATATTCTAGGTGTAACCGTGTTGGTGATTCCTTTAAAGTTTTTAGTGGAATGGAGGAAAGAGATATAGTGTCGTGGAACACCATGGTGTCTGCTTTGGTACAAAATGGACTTGATGATGAGGCTTTGATGCTAGTACATGAGATGCAAAAGCTGGGGGTTGTAATCGATGCTATAACAATTACTATTCTGCTTTCTGCGGCATCAAATCTCAGGGACAGGAAAATCGGTAAACAGACCCATGCTTATCTTCTGAGGCACAATATTCAATTTGAAGGGATGGAGAGTTACTTGATAGACATGTATGCCAAATCTAGCATGATTAGAGAAGCACAAGCAATATTTCAGTCAAACTGCACAAATGATAAAGATCAGGCGACATGGAATTCTATGATTGCTGGAAACACTCAAAATGGATTAATTGAACAATCCTTTGTTGTCTTCAAGGAGATGCTGGAGCAGAATGTGAAACCGAATGCTGTTACCTTAGCATCACTTCTCCCAGCATGCAGTCAGTCAGGAAGTATAGCAATAGGCAAGCAGCTACATTGTTTTGCAATTCGCAATTTGTTTGAGAACAATGTTTATGTTGTCTCGGCTTTGGTAGACATGTATTCAAAATCTGGCAGCATTCATTACGCTGAAAGCATTTTTCTAAAATCCCCTGAGAAAAACTCTGTGACATACACAAATATGATTTTGGGATATGGCCAGCATGGGATGGGTAAAAAAGCTCTTGCGCTGTTCTACTCTTTGCGGGAGAATGGTTTAAAACCAGATGCTGTTACCTTTGTAGCAATCTTGTCTGCTTGCAGCTACACTGGATTGGTTGATGAAGGTCTTCAAATATTTGAGCTGATGGACGAAGAATACGGGATTCAGCCCTCAGCAGAGCACTATGCTTGTGTGGTTGACATGTTAGGAAGAGTTGGACGGTTGGATGAAGCTCATAATTTTGCTAAACAGTTGGGCGAAGAGGGTAATGTCTTGGGAATATGGGGATCACTCCTTGCTGCCTGCAGAGTCCATAGAAATTTTGAATTGGGGAAAATTGTTTCCAGTAAGCTGATTGAATTAGAGGGGAGTGACAGAATATCCGGTTATCATGTTCTGCTTTCAAATATATATGCAGAGGAAGGAAACTGGCAGTCTGTTGATAACGTAAGAAGAGGAATGCGCAAAATGGGATTGTCAAAGGAGGTCGGATGTAGTTGGATTGGTACTTCTGGGTATCCAAGCTGTTTTGTGTCTAGAGATAGGAAGCATCCTCAGAGCGACATGATATATGATATGTTGGGTCATTTAACCATCAATATGAAGGATGTTGGTTATAAGCCTAACCTTGAACCAATAGAAGAGTGGATGTATGGGCTACAAGAATAA